CGTGGATGAGCTCGAAATGATGGGGCGCGAGATCGGCAGCGAGCTCAAGCAGCAGCGCCAGAAGATCGAAGAGCTCGACCGCCAATTCGTGGCCTGGACGCGCAACCCAACCCCCAGCCAGCCGCCCGCCCCCACGCCGCCTGACCCGGACGCGGCCGCTGGCCCGGGCAACGACCCTGGCGAGGGCGCCTGATGGCCAGCAAGCTCGGCGCCGCCATACGCCGCCTGCTCGGCGGCCTGTGGCGCGTGCTCAGCGCCCCCTTCCGCTGGCTGCTGCGCCCGCTGCAGCCCTTTTTGGCCGAGGAGCCGGCCTATGTACCGCTGAGCGAAACGGTGCAGAAGGCCGTCGCCAACCCGGGCGATGTGCTCGTGCACCTCGCCGCGTTGCGCGGCCATTTGGTGCGCTCGGTCATTGTGCTCATCCTCGCCTCATTGGTCGCCTTCGAATTCGCCCCGCAGCTGCTCGGCTGGCTGGCGGCCCCCATCGGCGGCCTGCCCGCCCTGCAAGCCGTGGATGTTACCGAGCCAGTCGGCGTAGTGATGCGCATCACCTTCTTCAGTGCCTTTGTGGTCAGCCTGCCGTATATCGCGTTTGAGGCGTTGAGCTTTGTAGCGCCGGGGCTCTCGCGCCGCTCGCGTCTGGTGGGCTTGATCGCCATTCCACTGATCCTGATCCTGTTTGCGTGCGGCGCCTTGTTCACCTATTACATTTTGCTGCCGCCCGCCGTTACCTTTCTTGTGAACTTTATGGAGATCCCCACCCAGGTGCGGCCTTCTTCGTATATTGGGTTTGCCACCGGGCTGATGTTCTGGATCGGGCTGGCCTTTGAACTCCCGCTGCTTTCCTTCGTGCTGGCTGCCATCGGCCTGTTGCC
The DNA window shown above is from Anaerolineales bacterium and carries:
- a CDS encoding twin-arginine translocase subunit TatC; this translates as MASKLGAAIRRLLGGLWRVLSAPFRWLLRPLQPFLAEEPAYVPLSETVQKAVANPGDVLVHLAALRGHLVRSVIVLILASLVAFEFAPQLLGWLAAPIGGLPALQAVDVTEPVGVVMRITFFSAFVVSLPYIAFEALSFVAPGLSRRSRLVGLIAIPLILILFACGALFTYYILLPPAVTFLVNFMEIPTQVRPSSYIGFATGLMFWIGLAFELPLLSFVLAAIGLLPARWLSANWRIAVVVLAIIAAAITPTVDPINMLLVWAPLVALYFLSVATALLAQHQRVRRRSQDL